The bacterium genome includes a window with the following:
- a CDS encoding YebC/PmpR family DNA-binding transcriptional regulator, with amino-acid sequence MSGHNKWSQIKDRKGEQDAKRSLSYSKLLAVIALHAKLDPNPDTNLKLRSAIERARAGNVPLDNINRAINKASEAKDLTEVTIEAYGPEGVGIIIEAITDNSNRTVSEIRHLLDEKGAKMATQGSVMWSFDPPAGGNGEWKAKFTQAMTPEGKTKLLSIKEALGEHNDVQNVMTNEQL; translated from the coding sequence ATGTCCGGCCATAATAAATGGAGTCAGATAAAAGATAGAAAGGGGGAGCAAGACGCGAAGAGAAGTCTTTCCTACTCTAAACTGCTAGCAGTGATTGCTCTGCACGCTAAATTAGATCCGAATCCGGATACCAACCTCAAACTTCGTTCTGCTATTGAGCGAGCCAGAGCCGGAAATGTGCCATTAGACAATATCAACAGAGCAATTAATAAAGCATCGGAGGCTAAAGATCTCACCGAGGTAACAATTGAAGCTTATGGTCCGGAAGGAGTCGGAATAATCATCGAGGCGATTACCGATAACAGCAATCGAACTGTTTCAGAAATCCGCCACCTACTCGACGAGAAGGGAGCGAAAATGGCTACCCAAGGAAGCGTGATGTGGTCGTTTGATCCGCCAGCTGGCGGAAACGGAGAATGGAAGGCGAAATTCACCCAAGCCATGACTCCGGAGGGAAAAACAAAACTGCTATCTATTAAAGAAGCGCTCGGAGAACATAACGACGTTCAAAACGTTATGACCAACGAACAGCTATAG